A region of the Vigna unguiculata cultivar IT97K-499-35 chromosome 9, ASM411807v1, whole genome shotgun sequence genome:
ggggatgggtatgggatagcgaaacccgtccccgccccgccccgttgccatccctagttatCCTATGGCATGAGGtttataacttaattttgaTTTACCTAAATACTTCCTTTTCAGATTAGCTTACTTTATGGTGTGTTTGTGCTACTTGTGCTTGATTACCTCTTTTTCAATGATCACTTAATTGTGTGAGTAGAGGATGATACAAGTGAGGACACCCTTTTATTGGTTAGTAGTGAGGCTACAGAGTAGGGTCTATTAACTGTGAGAAAGTTTATATTCGTCTAgattttgaaaaactctttgaCCTTGTCCTtggtatgtatatatttatattattatagttattatttggataattatattaatagtcTATATTTATCTTCCATCTGTTtcgtttcattttattaatatttaatattttatttagtaattttaaacGAGTGTTAGACGGAAGTAAGAgcgaaattaaaaaataagaaaaggtaTGGGGTGGAGAAGGAATCGAAAGAGTGTAAGAAGCAATTGcctaatagaaaattttaacaGCCCACAGTTATGATTGAGTATTTTGAAAGTCAACCCATTCTTAAAAGAACAAATTAGcccatttttttctataattttgttattttatatattaaaagcatactttattttatatattaaattactaGTTTAtcttttaatgttaattatttaagttgtttatatgtTCAAgtcatatataataaaaaatattttgtatttcaaactttaattataaaatttagatcaatgtgtttttgtgtttttgagcCGTTGATTAACTGGTTAGAACAACGAACTGACATCATGAAAATATCAACCTCTTTCTAGGGACTAACTAGTATTGTCCTGAAGATTGTCAAAATGAAAATAGTCACGTCaaccacatttaaaaaaaaaaaaaaaaaactgaagcCCTCAAACAAAGACAAACTCGAAAGTTAAGAACACACTTTGTTCATCATCTATTTTCTCAACTTAAAATTCAGTGAAGATATTGAACAATGGCACTCCATTCCAATAAATAGTTTCTCGAGTGTGATTCCGGTTTTGTAAACACTGAGTTCAGCCCTAACCTCTTCTTCTGAAAAATTGCATCTGTTGttattctataattataaaattataaaaaagaataaattaattatgtattgCGATTCAATCATTATTTATGATAACTTTGTTAGATTTTATGattgttattataaaagatttaatttattataataattttgttagtttatatgtttgttatttaaaagatataacaGTGGTGATTAGTAATCAAGGGGTAGTGTAAAACTGTTCTACATTATCAACGAATAATAATCacactttatatatattaaagataaactagatttttaatataaaaatgatatttgaaaagcatgacaaattattattattattattatatatatatgcaattaTTGATTATCtatttcaacaaaataaaaatagaattatataaaaagataatgataataaaaaaaatatctttaaaaaaaagatgGAGAATTTAAATAGAATCATAAAAGATGATGATTAAATTCTATATAAAGGGGAAGAACGAAAACTCTCAAATCCATCGAAGAAGAGATCTCTGCAACATTGAACAGTGCCCTAAGATTTGAGCAACAAAATCTGATTCCAACGCTCCAATGTCTTCACGAGCAATTGCTGTTGCGATGCTTCTTCTGGCAGTGATGATAAGAAGTTCAGAGGGCATACCGAACCCCATAGAGCAGTGCCTGAGGCAACGACTGAATCCTGTGGCGCCACCACCGCTGGATTCGGCGCTTTATGGAGTCTTCACTTTCACTGAAATTGTATGCAAAGACATGTTTCGAGGCGTAGCTCATTCGCTTCGGATAACAGGTGAATTGCCTCTGGATTACGTGCTTGCTCTATGTGACATCTTCGGCGATGACGAACAAAAGGTTCAGAGTCACGTCACTCTCGTTTTCAACACTCACGATTA
Encoded here:
- the LOC114195857 gene encoding uncharacterized protein LOC114195857; translated protein: MSSRAIAVAMLLLAVMIRSSEGIPNPIEQCLRQRLNPVAPPPLDSALYGVFTFTEIVCKDMFRGVAHSLRITGELPLDYVLALCDIFGDDEQKVQSHVTLVFNTHDYHTLAGGRTCAIIRTRQRANPHNSYLW